From the genome of bacterium, one region includes:
- a CDS encoding DUF4136 domain-containing protein, producing the protein MEHSPNISLSPFSPHPPFYTPKSKSTSRSTVQTEPGKSSASVYRTFKAVAFFWATMNRLMPTTQMSVRNIRSVQPKTKKSMRVKKQTWQEISNQQGKGGDCMKALVTAVVFLLIASGVTFADVNTDWDKTIDFSVYKTYSWPKVKTPNELWDKRVMTAIDSALQSKRWV; encoded by the coding sequence ATGGAACACTCACCAAATATCTCTTTATCTCCATTCTCTCCACATCCCCCTTTTTACACTCCTAAATCAAAAAGCACTTCACGATCAACAGTGCAAACAGAGCCGGGAAAATCCAGCGCGAGTGTCTATCGAACTTTTAAAGCGGTTGCTTTCTTCTGGGCAACAATGAATCGATTGATGCCCACGACGCAAATGAGCGTGAGAAATATCAGAAGCGTGCAGCCAAAAACAAAAAAATCCATGCGGGTCAAAAAACAAACGTGGCAGGAAATTAGCAATCAGCAGGGAAAAGGAGGAGATTGCATGAAAGCATTAGTGACAGCGGTTGTTTTCCTTCTGATTGCGAGCGGCGTAACTTTTGCCGATGTGAATACTGACTGGGATAAAACGATTGATTTCTCTGTTTACAAGACGTATTCATGGCCAAAGGTAAAAACTCCCAACGAACTTTGGGATAAGCGAGTTATGACTGCAATCGATAGCGCTTTGCAATCCAAGAGATGGGTTTAA